A region from the Streptomyces sp. 3214.6 genome encodes:
- a CDS encoding FUSC family protein: MSPRSSASLRSRAYPALPPWLAHALRAQRGPVPWSAVTRGALAAGPLLLVAVLAGRTSLGVVAAIAAMLAGINDRPGSRRASVRRLGVPALAGAAGLLVGTYVGGHVGAVVLTVVLTGLGLVAGGMSAIGPVASGAGTQLLVAAAIGAGMPVPEPGRLLALAFLAGAGWLLALRLVLPTPGAMTGDFRFDGERDAVARVYDAVAELLDAVGTEHATDRRAALTAALDHAQDALAGPRLRRYASSAAERRLHAQYAAALPLAEAATALAWSGEPVAERASAGPRRLAAAVRENSHTGPLPAPSRSAPALRALDDALLHAADAFDQGNGGDLHTRRRGARDLLRTACGPGGREYGLRVGLSFGASAAIAQGLHHSHWYGQHTHWYWLPATAVFLVKPDLGPLVSRVLCRAAGTVLGALLFAGFAAVLPRPEGLVALVALCGALIPVSTRHFAAQTAVVTVLVLSLVMVGGEPQASVSRIAETLLACAIVLIVGHLPMPGERGGQVRARLATAAGAAHAYLTHVLDGSDVGSDDRAARWTLRREAYRTLAEARTAIALAAHELPALARHTEGTDEVAALLERLVDTTTACAVHLDDTGRLTLRHRERLAELLAELAARTQRVGLPTPPPVLPMAV, translated from the coding sequence GTGTCCCCGCGCTCGTCCGCATCCCTTCGCTCCCGCGCATACCCCGCTCTCCCGCCCTGGCTCGCCCACGCCCTGCGCGCCCAGCGCGGGCCCGTGCCCTGGAGCGCGGTCACGCGGGGAGCGCTGGCCGCGGGGCCCCTTCTGCTGGTCGCCGTTCTCGCCGGGCGGACATCCCTCGGGGTCGTCGCCGCCATTGCCGCCATGCTCGCCGGGATCAACGACCGGCCCGGCAGCCGACGGGCCTCCGTCCGGCGGCTCGGGGTGCCCGCGCTCGCGGGAGCGGCAGGGCTGCTCGTCGGGACGTACGTCGGGGGTCACGTCGGGGCCGTCGTACTGACGGTCGTCCTCACCGGCCTCGGCCTCGTCGCCGGCGGGATGAGCGCCATCGGGCCCGTCGCCTCCGGGGCGGGCACGCAGTTGCTGGTGGCCGCGGCGATCGGGGCCGGGATGCCGGTGCCGGAGCCAGGACGGCTGCTCGCCCTCGCCTTCCTCGCCGGGGCCGGCTGGCTGCTCGCCCTGCGGCTCGTGCTGCCCACGCCGGGGGCCATGACCGGGGACTTCCGGTTCGACGGGGAACGGGACGCGGTGGCCCGTGTCTACGACGCCGTCGCGGAACTCCTCGACGCCGTCGGCACCGAGCACGCCACCGACCGCCGCGCCGCGCTCACCGCCGCCCTCGACCACGCCCAGGACGCCCTCGCCGGACCCCGGCTGCGGCGCTACGCGAGCTCCGCGGCCGAGCGGCGGCTGCACGCCCAGTACGCCGCCGCGTTGCCCCTGGCCGAAGCCGCGACCGCGCTCGCCTGGAGCGGGGAGCCCGTCGCCGAGCGGGCCTCGGCCGGGCCCCGCCGGCTCGCCGCCGCCGTACGGGAGAACTCGCACACGGGGCCGCTGCCCGCGCCCTCCCGGTCCGCGCCCGCGCTGCGCGCCCTCGACGACGCCCTGCTGCACGCGGCCGACGCGTTCGACCAGGGGAACGGCGGCGACCTGCACACCCGTCGGCGCGGCGCCCGCGACCTGCTGCGCACCGCGTGCGGTCCGGGCGGGCGCGAGTACGGGCTGCGGGTCGGCCTGTCCTTCGGGGCCAGCGCCGCCATCGCGCAAGGACTGCACCACTCCCACTGGTACGGGCAGCACACGCACTGGTACTGGCTGCCCGCCACCGCCGTCTTCCTGGTCAAGCCCGACCTCGGACCCCTGGTGTCCCGGGTGTTGTGCCGGGCCGCGGGAACCGTGCTCGGGGCGCTGCTCTTCGCCGGGTTCGCCGCGGTGCTGCCCCGCCCGGAGGGGCTCGTCGCGCTGGTCGCTCTCTGCGGTGCGCTGATACCCGTGTCCACCCGGCACTTCGCGGCCCAGACGGCCGTCGTCACCGTGCTCGTACTGTCCCTGGTGATGGTCGGCGGGGAGCCCCAGGCCTCCGTCAGCCGGATCGCGGAAACGCTCCTGGCCTGCGCGATCGTCCTGATCGTCGGCCATCTGCCGATGCCGGGGGAGCGGGGCGGCCAGGTACGGGCCCGGCTCGCCACGGCGGCCGGCGCCGCACACGCCTACCTCACCCACGTCCTCGACGGCTCCGACGTCGGCTCCGACGACCGTGCCGCCCGCTGGACCCTGCGCCGCGAGGCCTACCGCACCCTCGCCGAGGCCCGCACCGCCATCGCCCTCGCCGCGCACGAACTGCCCGCCCTCGCCCGGCACACCGAGGGAACGGACGAGGTCGCCGCCCTCCTCGAACGCCTCGTCGACACCACCACCGCCTGCGCCGTCCACCTCGACGACACCGGACGACTCACCCTCCGCCACCGCGAACGACTCGCCGAGCTCCTCGCCGAACTCGCCGCACGAACGCAGCGGGTGGGCCTGCCGACGCCCCCGCCGGTCCTGCCGATGGCCGTATAA
- a CDS encoding ABC transporter ATP-binding protein: protein MGQARKAEKEDTAEEAKKAEKAEKAEEARKSQGCDEREVSESERLLFGGPLRYDMGWNQHRDAFLELNFRAMIIRLPSLLSTSLRLARQADPRAARIVLAAEAGRGVTQAVSLLAVNSVLGRLVTGGSIEDRLRGAAPALVAMAVVLLFGALLRAASTYATGRLEPKVERVATELYLERAAGVELAAIEDHAFHKLLDTAQYGARSACRMITYGTRVVNALISLAAAAGVLTVLHPLLLPLLVTMTLPSAWSALTNARRRYESFHTWVQHARAGHLIASLLTEPAAAPEIRVHGVGPFLLRHFRSMSETAEAEQARLARLAARTGLIAAAWTGLATVATYATLGALLLTGTMALAVAGTAVIAIRSGSASLNTLVVEVNQLHEEALFVGDLQRLYVEAAEQAIPEGGAALPEEPREIRFENVTFGYPGESARPALDDVTLTLPLGRIIALVGENGSGKTTLVKLLAGLYKPDRGRILWDGVDAADADRHQLAERVAMVAQDFKRWPFTARVNVAIGRSAAPLTEERLAASVAEAGAQEVVEDLPRGLDTLLARHFSGGHELSGGQWQRLGIARAAYRRGRILIVDEPTAALDARAELEVFEKIRALAGSGQTVVLITHRLASVRHADLVHVLDQGKLVESGTPDELLAGGGVYAELYALQAEQFTTGVPVPVPAPSQAG, encoded by the coding sequence GTGGGACAGGCGCGGAAGGCGGAGAAGGAAGACACGGCGGAGGAGGCGAAGAAGGCGGAGAAGGCGGAGAAGGCGGAGGAGGCTCGGAAGTCGCAGGGGTGCGACGAGCGTGAGGTGTCCGAGTCCGAGCGGCTGCTGTTCGGCGGCCCGCTCCGCTACGACATGGGGTGGAACCAGCACCGGGACGCCTTCCTGGAGCTGAACTTCCGCGCCATGATCATCCGGCTGCCCTCCCTGCTCTCCACCAGTCTCCGGCTGGCCCGCCAGGCCGACCCGCGGGCCGCCCGGATCGTGCTGGCCGCGGAGGCGGGACGGGGAGTGACGCAAGCGGTGAGCCTGCTCGCGGTGAACTCCGTGCTGGGCCGGCTGGTCACCGGCGGCTCGATCGAGGACCGGCTGCGCGGCGCCGCTCCCGCTCTGGTCGCGATGGCCGTCGTACTCCTCTTCGGGGCGCTGCTGCGGGCCGCGTCGACGTATGCCACCGGGCGGCTGGAGCCCAAGGTGGAACGGGTGGCGACCGAGTTGTACCTGGAGCGGGCGGCCGGGGTGGAGCTGGCCGCGATCGAGGACCACGCCTTCCACAAGCTGCTGGACACCGCGCAGTACGGCGCCCGGTCCGCCTGCCGGATGATCACATACGGCACGCGTGTGGTGAACGCGCTGATCTCGCTGGCCGCGGCGGCCGGCGTGCTCACGGTGCTGCATCCGCTGCTGCTGCCGCTGCTGGTCACGATGACGTTGCCCAGCGCCTGGAGCGCGCTCACGAACGCCCGGCGACGCTACGAGTCGTTCCACACCTGGGTGCAGCACGCGCGCGCGGGTCATCTCATCGCGAGTCTGCTCACCGAGCCGGCGGCGGCGCCCGAGATCCGTGTGCACGGCGTGGGCCCGTTCCTGCTGCGGCACTTCCGTTCGATGTCGGAGACCGCGGAGGCCGAACAGGCCCGGCTGGCCCGGCTCGCCGCCCGCACCGGCCTGATCGCGGCCGCCTGGACGGGGCTCGCGACCGTGGCGACCTACGCCACCCTCGGTGCGCTGCTGCTCACGGGGACGATGGCCCTGGCGGTCGCGGGCACCGCGGTGATCGCGATCCGCAGCGGCTCAGCGAGCCTGAACACCCTCGTCGTGGAGGTCAACCAGTTGCACGAGGAGGCCCTGTTCGTGGGCGACCTGCAACGCCTGTACGTCGAAGCGGCCGAACAGGCGATCCCGGAGGGCGGCGCGGCCCTGCCGGAGGAGCCGCGCGAAATCCGCTTCGAGAACGTCACGTTCGGCTACCCGGGTGAGTCGGCGCGCCCCGCCCTCGACGACGTGACCCTGACGCTCCCCCTCGGCCGGATCATCGCGCTCGTCGGCGAGAACGGCTCCGGCAAGACGACCCTGGTGAAGCTGCTCGCCGGGCTGTACAAGCCGGACCGGGGGCGGATCCTGTGGGACGGCGTGGACGCGGCGGACGCGGACCGCCACCAGTTGGCCGAGCGGGTCGCGATGGTGGCGCAGGATTTCAAGCGGTGGCCGTTCACGGCGCGGGTCAACGTGGCCATCGGCCGCAGTGCCGCGCCGCTCACCGAGGAGCGGCTGGCCGCGTCGGTCGCCGAGGCGGGCGCGCAGGAGGTGGTCGAGGATCTGCCGCGGGGTCTGGACACCCTGCTGGCCCGGCACTTCAGCGGCGGGCATGAGCTGTCCGGCGGTCAGTGGCAGCGTCTCGGCATCGCGCGGGCGGCCTACCGGCGCGGGCGCATCCTGATCGTGGACGAGCCGACGGCGGCGCTGGACGCCCGGGCCGAGCTGGAGGTGTTCGAGAAGATCCGCGCGCTGGCCGGCAGCGGCCAGACGGTCGTCCTGATCACCCATCGGCTGGCGTCGGTCCGGCATGCGGACCTGGTGCACGTCCTGGACCAGGGCAAGCTGGTGGAGTCGGGGACCCCGGACGAGTTGCTGGCGGGCGGGGGCGTCTACGCCGAGCTGTACGCGCTGCAGGCCGAGCAGTTCACGACGGGGGTGCCGGTGCCCGTGCCCGCCCCGTCGCAGGCGGGCTGA
- a CDS encoding helix-turn-helix domain-containing protein, which yields MSEPRSAPTVGQVVLGRRLLDLRERAGLKREEAARILRVAPATVRRMEMAEVGLKIPYLQLLLKAYGVTDDEAEGFVQLAEEANKPGWWQRFHDVLPGWFSMHVSLEGAAALIRQYEPHFVPGLLQTEDYARGVLLSGAIGQTRPEDIERLVDLRIQRQDLLTRQDAPRLWVVMDETALRRPAGGPEVMRAQIDKLLEATKLPNVTLQVAPFASGPHPGTYGPFVLFRFAMPELPDMVYSEYLTGAVYLDARTEVATHLEVMDRMAAQAATAHRTKEILRDLRKEL from the coding sequence GTGAGCGAACCGCGGTCCGCGCCGACGGTCGGACAGGTCGTCCTCGGCCGACGCCTGCTGGACCTGCGGGAACGCGCCGGGCTCAAGCGCGAGGAAGCCGCCCGCATCCTGCGCGTCGCGCCCGCCACCGTCCGCCGTATGGAGATGGCCGAGGTCGGCCTCAAGATCCCGTACCTCCAACTGCTCCTGAAGGCCTACGGCGTCACCGACGACGAAGCCGAGGGCTTCGTCCAACTGGCCGAGGAGGCCAACAAACCGGGCTGGTGGCAGCGGTTCCACGACGTCCTGCCGGGCTGGTTCTCGATGCACGTCAGCCTGGAGGGCGCCGCCGCCCTCATCCGCCAGTACGAACCCCACTTCGTCCCCGGCCTGCTCCAGACCGAGGACTACGCGCGTGGTGTCCTCCTGTCCGGCGCCATCGGCCAGACCCGACCGGAGGACATCGAGCGCCTCGTCGACCTGCGCATACAACGCCAGGATCTGCTCACTCGGCAGGACGCGCCCCGGCTGTGGGTGGTGATGGACGAGACCGCGTTGCGCCGCCCGGCCGGCGGCCCGGAGGTGATGCGCGCGCAGATCGACAAACTGCTCGAAGCCACGAAGCTGCCCAACGTAACGCTGCAGGTCGCCCCGTTCGCCAGCGGGCCGCACCCAGGCACGTACGGGCCCTTCGTGCTGTTCCGATTCGCCATGCCGGAGCTTCCGGACATGGTCTACAGCGAGTACCTGACCGGCGCCGTCTATCTCGACGCCCGCACCGAGGTGGCGACCCACCTCGAGGTCATGGACCGCATGGCGGCGCAGGCCGCTACAGCACATCGCACGAAGGAGATCCTCCGGGATCTCCGCAAGGAGTTGTGA
- a CDS encoding DUF397 domain-containing protein: MDRIKTQSRPRVRAQRIYNGMPARELGSEGWHKPWSGGNGGNCLEAMKLADGRIAVRQSTDPDGPALIYTSDEMTAFIEGAKAGEADFLLS, from the coding sequence ATGGATCGCATCAAGACCCAGTCCAGGCCGCGGGTCCGCGCTCAGCGGATCTACAACGGCATGCCCGCCAGGGAACTGGGCAGCGAGGGCTGGCACAAGCCGTGGAGTGGCGGCAACGGAGGCAACTGCCTGGAGGCGATGAAGCTCGCCGACGGCCGGATCGCCGTCCGGCAGTCCACCGACCCCGACGGACCGGCGCTGATCTACACCTCCGACGAGATGACGGCCTTCATCGAGGGGGCCAAGGCGGGGGAGGCGGACTTCCTGCTGTCCTGA